The following proteins are co-located in the Callithrix jacchus isolate 240 chromosome 10, calJac240_pri, whole genome shotgun sequence genome:
- the OR52I1 gene encoding olfactory receptor 52I2 — protein sequence METPASFILVGIPGLQSSHLWLAISLSTMYIIALLGNTLIVTAIWMNFTLHKPMYCFLCVLAAVDMGMASSVVPKMVTIFCSGDSSISFNACFTQMFFVHLATAIETGLLLAMAFDRYVAICKPLHYESILRPQVMLGMSVTIAIRAIIAITPLSWMVSHLPFCGSNVVLHSYCEHLALARLACADPMPSSLYSLIGSSIMVGSDVAFIAAFYFLILRAVFGLSSKNAQLKALSTCGSHMGVMALYYLPGMASIYVAWLGQDVVPLHTQVLLSDLYLIIPATLNPIIYSMRTKRLLEGIWSYLKPFLFHHSNLGS from the coding sequence atggaaaccccTGCCTCCTTCATCCTTGTGGGCATCCCAGGACTACAATCTTCACATCTTTGGCTGGCTATCTCATTGAGCACCATGTACATCATAGCCCTGTTAGGAAACACCCTCATCGTGACTGCAATCTGGATGAATTTTACTCTACATAAGCCCATGTATTGCTTTCTGTGTGTTCTGGCTGCTGTGGACATGGGCATGGCCTCCTCAGTGGTACCCAAGATGGTGACCATCTTCTGCTCAGGAGACAGCTCCATCAGCTTTAATGCTTGTTTCACTCAGATGTTTTTTGTTCACTTAGCCACAGCCATAGAGACAGGCCTGCTGCTGGCCATGGCTTTTGACCGCTATGTAGCCATCTGCAAGCCCCTACACTACGAGAGCATTCtcagacctcaagtgatgctGGGAATGAGTGTGACCATCGCCATTAGAGCTATCATAGCCATTACTCCACTGAGTTGGATGGTGAGTCATCTACCTTTCTGTGGCTCCAACGTGGTTCTTCACTCCTACTGTGAGCACTTAGCTTTGGCCAGGTTAGCATGTGCAGACCCCATGCCCAGCAGTCTCTACAGTCTAATTGGTTCCTCTATTATGGTGGGCTCTGATGTGGCCTTCATTGCTGCCTTCTATTTCTTGATTCTCAGAGCAGTATTTGGGCTCTCCTCAAAGAATGCTCAGTTGAAAGCATTAAGCACATGTGGCTCCCACATGGGAGTTATGGCTTTGTACTATCTACCTGGAATGGCATCCATCTATGTGGCCTGGCTGGGGCAGGATGTAGTGCCCTTGCACACTCAAGTGCTTCTATCTGACCTGTACCTGATCATCCCAGCCACCTTAAATCCCATCATCTATAGCATGAGGACCAAACGACTGCTGGAGGGAATATGGAGTTATCTGAAACCcttcctctttcaccactccaacctgggttcATGA
- the TRIM68 gene encoding E3 ubiquitin-protein ligase TRIM68 isoform X1: MDPTALVAAIVEEVACPICMTFLREPMSIDCGHSFCHSCLSGLWEVPGETQKWGYTCPLCRAPVQPKNLRPNWQLANVVEKVRLLRLHPGMGLKGDLCECHGEELKMFCKEDVLIMCEACSRSPEHEAHSVVPMEDVAWEYKWELHEALEHLKKEQEKAWKLEIGERKQTATWKIQVETRKQSIVWEFEKYQRLLEKKQPSRRQLEAEVASALASLQREEEETMQKLELNRSELIQQSRVLWRMIAELKERSQRPVRWMLQDIQEVLNRSKSWSLQQPEPISLELKTDCRVLGLREILKTYAADVHLDPDTAYSRLIVSEDRKCVHYGDTNQKLPDNPERFYRYNIVLGSQCISSGRHYWEVEVGDRSEWGLGVCKENVDRKEVVYLSPHYGFWVIRLRKGNEYRAGTDEYPLLSLPVPPRRVGIFVDYEAHDISFYNVTDNGSHIFTFPHFPFPGRLLPYFSPCYSIGTNNTAPLAICSLNGED, encoded by the exons ATGGATCCCACAGCCTTGGTGgcagccattgtggaagaagTAGCCTGTCCCATCTGTATGACCTTTCTGAGGGAGCCCATGAGCATTGACTGTGGCCACAGCTTCTGCCACAGCTGTCTCTCCGGACTCTGGGAAGTCCCAGGAGAAACCCAGAAGTGGGGTTACACCTGTCCCCTCTGTCGAGCTCCTGTCCAGCCAAAGAACCTGCGGCCTAATTGGCAGCTGGCCAATGTTGTAGAAAAAGTCCGTCTGCTAAGGCTACATCCAGGAATGGGGCTGAAGGGTGACCTGTGTGAGTGCCATGGGGAAGAGCTGAAGATGTTCTGCAAAGAGGATGTCCTGATAATGTGTGAGGCCTGTAGCCGGTCCCCAGAACATGAGGCCCACAGTGTTGTGCCAATGGAGGATGTCGCTTGGGAGTACAAG TGGGAACTTCATGAGGCCCTCGAACATCTgaagaaagagcaagaaaaagccTGGAAGCTGGAAATTGGCGAGAGGAAACAAACTGCCACCTGGAAG ATACAGGTGGAAACCCGAAAACAgagtattgtgtgggagtttgAGAAATATCAGCGATTACTAGAGAAAAAGCAGCCATCACGTCGGCagctggaggcagaggtagcatCAGCTCTGGCCAGCCtacagagggaggaggaggagaccaTGCAGAAACTGGAGCTGAACCGTAGTGAGCTCATCCAGCAGAGCCGGGTCCTGTGGAGGATGATTGCAGAGTTGAAAGAGAGATCTCAGAGGCCTGTCCGCTGGATGTTGCAG gATATTCAGGAAGTGTTAAACAG GAGCAAGTCTTGGAGCCTGCAGCAGCCAGAACCAATCTCCCTGGAGTTGAAGACAGATTGTCGTGTGCTGGGGCTAAGAGAGATCCTAAAGACCTATGCAG ctgaCGTGCACCTGGATCCAGATACTGCTTACTCCCGTCTCATTGTGTCTGAAGACAGAaaatgtgtgcactatggagaCACCAACCAGAAACTGCCTGACAATCCTGAGAGATTTTACCGCTATAATATTGTCCTGGGCAGCCAGTGCATCTCCTCAGGCCGGCActactgggaggtggaggtgggagacagGTCTGAGTGGGGCCTGGGAGTATGTAAGGAGAATGTAGACCGGAAGGAGGTGGTCTATTTATCCCCCCACTATGGATTCTGGGTGATAAGGCTGAGGAAGGGAAATGAGTACCGAGCAGGCACCGATGAGTACCCACTCCTGTCCTTGCCAGTCCCTCCTCGGCGGGTGGGAATCTTTGTGGATTACGAGGCTCATGACATTTCCTTCTACAATGTGACTGACAATGGCTCCCACATCTTCACTTTCCCCCACTTTCCCTTCCCTGGGCGCCTCCTGCCCTATTTTAGTCCTTGCTACAGCATTGGAACCAACAACACTGCCCCTCTAGCCATCTGCTCCCTGAACGGGGAGGACTAA
- the TRIM68 gene encoding E3 ubiquitin-protein ligase TRIM68 isoform X2, whose product MQKLELNRSELIQQSRVLWRMIAELKERSQRPVRWMLQDIQEVLNRSKSWSLQQPEPISLELKTDCRVLGLREILKTYAADVHLDPDTAYSRLIVSEDRKCVHYGDTNQKLPDNPERFYRYNIVLGSQCISSGRHYWEVEVGDRSEWGLGVCKENVDRKEVVYLSPHYGFWVIRLRKGNEYRAGTDEYPLLSLPVPPRRVGIFVDYEAHDISFYNVTDNGSHIFTFPHFPFPGRLLPYFSPCYSIGTNNTAPLAICSLNGED is encoded by the exons aTGCAGAAACTGGAGCTGAACCGTAGTGAGCTCATCCAGCAGAGCCGGGTCCTGTGGAGGATGATTGCAGAGTTGAAAGAGAGATCTCAGAGGCCTGTCCGCTGGATGTTGCAG gATATTCAGGAAGTGTTAAACAG GAGCAAGTCTTGGAGCCTGCAGCAGCCAGAACCAATCTCCCTGGAGTTGAAGACAGATTGTCGTGTGCTGGGGCTAAGAGAGATCCTAAAGACCTATGCAG ctgaCGTGCACCTGGATCCAGATACTGCTTACTCCCGTCTCATTGTGTCTGAAGACAGAaaatgtgtgcactatggagaCACCAACCAGAAACTGCCTGACAATCCTGAGAGATTTTACCGCTATAATATTGTCCTGGGCAGCCAGTGCATCTCCTCAGGCCGGCActactgggaggtggaggtgggagacagGTCTGAGTGGGGCCTGGGAGTATGTAAGGAGAATGTAGACCGGAAGGAGGTGGTCTATTTATCCCCCCACTATGGATTCTGGGTGATAAGGCTGAGGAAGGGAAATGAGTACCGAGCAGGCACCGATGAGTACCCACTCCTGTCCTTGCCAGTCCCTCCTCGGCGGGTGGGAATCTTTGTGGATTACGAGGCTCATGACATTTCCTTCTACAATGTGACTGACAATGGCTCCCACATCTTCACTTTCCCCCACTTTCCCTTCCCTGGGCGCCTCCTGCCCTATTTTAGTCCTTGCTACAGCATTGGAACCAACAACACTGCCCCTCTAGCCATCTGCTCCCTGAACGGGGAGGACTAA